A stretch of Ipomoea triloba cultivar NCNSP0323 chromosome 13, ASM357664v1 DNA encodes these proteins:
- the LOC116002910 gene encoding uncharacterized protein LOC116002910 produces the protein MMVTEHIKSSSHHSAQTMASTTLPLPYNSTPAHQILVPTDKTVGTAISPPPPPQSSLSSSPSHSSTSSFGSLSFQDCQSSPPATPLRSQGGGVPFSWEQIPGIPKESIAGDTSRHSSSLSLLPLPPCSADPVKNRPPSPKKLLSSSFRNDPFFAALVTCSKDDDRYAEKNGNIWKSGSKVTRSISDRFGFISFYASCKTTCAVSESIVYFPRSRNYDHQLLNRRERR, from the coding sequence ATGATGGTAACAGAGCACATAAAGAGCTCCTCTCATCACTCTGCACAGACAATGGCTTCCACTACACTACCACTACCATACAATTCTACTCCGGCACACCAAATTCTAGTCCCCACTGACAAAACTGTCGGCACCGCCATCTctccgccaccgccgccgcaGTCGTCTCTCTCTTCCTCGCCGTCGCACTCTTCCACCTCATCATTTGGATCCCTCTCATTCCAGGATTGCCAGTCGAGTCCCCCGGCCACGCCGCTCCGCTCCCAAGGCGGCGGCGTACCATTTTCGTGGGAACAAATCCCCGGAATTCCCAAGGAATCCATCGCCGGCGACACCAGCCGTCACTCCTCTTCGCTCAGCCTCCTCCCATTGCCGCCCTGCTCCGCCGATCCGGTCAAAAACCGGCCGCCGTCGCCGAAAAAGCTGCTTAGCTCCAGCTTCCGTAACGACCCGTTTTTCGCGGCGTTAGTTACGTGCTCCAAAGACGACGACCGTTATGCCGAAAAGAACGGTAATATATGGAAGAGCGGCTCTAAGGTCACCAGAAGCATTAGCGACCGGTTCGGCTTCATAAGCTTTTATGCTTCGTGCAAAACAACATGTGCCGTTTCCGAATCCATTGTCTACTTCCCAAGATCAAGAAACTACGATCATCAACTCCTCAACCGCCGTGAGCGCCGGTGA